In Paenibacillus segetis, the genomic window ATAGAACACTTTACGCTGAAGGAGATCGAGCGCCGTTTCGATTTCCTTTAATTCTTCTTCAGAGACATGCTGGATTCGTTCTTCAAACCGCGACTGAATGAGCCCAAATATCTCATTCATCATTACTTCCCCTTTTTCGGAAAGCCTTATATATTGTTTGCGTCGGTCTTCCTCATCCGTCACTTTCTCGCATAATTGTCGCTCGCTTAGCTTTTTCAACTCCCGGCTTGTGTTAGGCATGGACATTAGCATACATTCACTGATTTCACTGAGCGTCACAGGTTGACTGACTGCGATATACTCAAGAATTTTATATTGAACAGGTGTAACCGCTTCGGCTTTTACCCCTTTGGTTATCTCATTCGTA contains:
- a CDS encoding MarR family winged helix-turn-helix transcriptional regulator — encoded protein: MDKNEMFQKFVTFTAAVHQITNEITKGVKAEAVTPVQYKILEYIAVSQPVTLSEISECMLMSMPNTSRELKKLSERQLCEKVTDEEDRRKQYIRLSEKGEVMMNEIFGLIQSRFEERIQHVSEEELKEIETALDLLQRKVFY